The genomic interval TCCAAGGAGATCTGATTCGTGCCACTTATATAAACCTCATCCCTCCTATATCGGCCAATGTTAACCtagtaatctctctctctttctctcattcactcgcatattttttttcttagttgcTCGATCATGGTTGAGGAAGATTTGGGATCGCAGGCTGAGATGGTACGAAAATTCTCATTCAAACATAAGtattcttttgtgtttttttgcTTTAGTTTTCGAATCGTGCAATTGggtttctgattttgttttcaaCCGAGTTTCTATGCTTAAATTGACGAACGAGTtatgatttttagattttacGCAAAGAGGCtgacttggatttttttttttgggtggtgGGTTGATTTTTGTGGTGGAAGAGAAAGGATGAGGATGATGGGGAGCAGAGGCAGCTGAAGTACCTGGAGTTTGTGCAGGTGGCAACAATTCACTCCATGATGTGCTTCTCGAACCTCTACTGTTACGCAAAGGACAAGGCGGGTCCTCTGAAGCCCTGGGTTGAGACAGTCGAGGGCACCGTCAAGAGCGTCGTTGGACCTGTCTACGACATGTTCCAAGACGTTCCTATCGAGGTCCTCTTGTACGTGGACCGCAAGGTGAGTGCTCCTGCTCGTGCTTTTGATTTCAACGAatcacaatattctcacaatagATTTATATAAACTCGTCGGGTGCTATCCAGTTACTTATTATCCGGTAATTTTGAGTTTAGTAGAAAATTCAGTTCGGGATTGGAAGTAGGAAACTTTGAAACTGTTGGGATGGTTTTGGCTTTTGAGGGTGGCGTTTCTTGTGACTGATCAGTAACATCTTTTCTATTttagcatctctctctctctctctttctctcttttgggTGGGTGGGGGTAAGGGGTACTTAGCATGTTTCACAAGAGAAGTGATAAGTTCACAAAGAGATatcacaaaacaaaattcataaactaatGTGGTTAGCTGCGAAACACTAGATATTCTTCACAttaaaaagagttttacaatCTGATCTACTACAACAAGTCATATCAGATTGtgaactttattttttgagatcTCTTTGTGAACCAAAAATTTAGTTTGAAAGTCTATAAGACAAGTGAGCAGTCTCTTGTTGGCTGTTCTTATCTCCTATATTTGGCCATCTAAAAGTCCAGAGTGCTGAAATAGCCATGCTGGTCTCAGAGGCAGATGATGTACACAGTCCCAGCCCATTCCACATACTGGAATTCAATTAAGAAGCCTCTCTTTTGTCCATTTTGACATCTTTCCTGCTAAATTAAGAGCTTCTTGGTATGGTGAAGAAATAACTGTCATCTTTGATCTTCTTGATGTGATACTGCATTTGCATTTTCTGATTAGTTGTTAAGAGCCTTTTATTGGTAATTGGGCCCTggagtttgagatttttttttttttttttacatcttcaTCTTGCATTTTCTCAAAAtgaagttatattattttagtcTATTGATCCCTTCTTATTGCAGGTCGAGGCGTCTGTGACTGAATTGGACCGCCATGTGCCTCCAATCATCAAGCAAGCTTCTTCCCAGGCCTTCTCAGCTGCTCAAAGCGCCCCAGAGGTAGCTCGAGCTGTTGCCTCTGAAGTTAAGCGTGCTGGGGTGGTAGACACCGCTTCAGGTATTGCCAAATCTGTTTTCACCAAGTGCGAGCCAACTGCTAAAGATCTATACTCCAAGTATGAACCAAAAGCAGAGCAGTGCGCGGTGTTAGCTTGGCACAAGCTCAGTCAGCTGCCCCTCTTTCCCCAAGTGGCTCAAGTTGTTGTCCCAACCGCAGCTTATTGTACAGAGAAGTACAACCAAACAGTGCGCAACACTGCAGAGAAGGGTTACAGGGTTTCGTCTTACCTGCCCTTGGTCCCTACAGAAAGGATTGCCGAGGATTTCAGGGGCGCTAGTGCTGAACCAGAGCCTTTGCTTACCAATGGAAATGAAGCTACTGTGGCAGCCCATTGTGGGCTTTGGTTGGTCCTGTTGGTTGTATGTTGTATTAGCCTCTggctatttcttttattttcaagataAGTCTTTAGTCGGGCCGTGGCCCATATACTGTTGTTAGCCTTGATTGAACTGTCTTTATTTTTAGAGTCTTGTTAAGTTGGCCTGGCCCATTAATTAGTAGAGGTCAGTATTTGTAGTGGTTTAGAACGCAATTGTAAGGGGTACAGAATCTGAATAcaattttatttccattttctcttcttcttctccttctctgttGGAGATTGCTCCCCTCGAAGTGAACAATTTCTCAGTCATTTTCATCAAGCATATTCAGGTGTGTTACAAAGTGGTATTAGAGAGACACCGATCTCTATGCTATCAATTTatggaaatggaagaaattctCTCATCATTACTCAAAATCGAGTTGATCGAACAATTACAGCAACGTTACGAAGTTATCCTGCAGACATTCAAAGATGTTAGTAACAATTTTGAAGATTTCAGAAATAACTTCAATAAAGAGTTGGCCTATTTGGAGCGCCAAGTTTGTGTGTTGCAGGAAGACGAATAACACGTAGCGatggaggaagaaaaaggggaagtCAATCCCAACGAGattcattttctctttgttcCAAAAAATCCCTCAATTCTTCCGTTTTCCCCTTTTCCAACGATGGTGCCAAGCAATAATCAAACCATAGCCGGAAACTGAGGGACCCAGTGATTGGGACCATTCTCAGCCTCAACGACAAGGATGGTGACGTTCTTGATTTCCTTTGCACCAGATGGGAGTTTGACCCATGTGGTGTTCATTTTCCCTATCTCTGCTCCTCatcttctcaaattttcttgagAAGGGGAGTCACTCagattcatttcctttcatatACTTTCTCGAGAAACAAACACATTTTCCACactttccatttcttttcccATGGTGCGTACCAAGCATTCTCTCAAGTCTCACTGTAGGAGCCAAGAATGCCCCTATACAGATTAAACCCCCCAAAACCTTCGTCTTCTCACTGTTCCCGCTAAGATCTTTCTTCCCCACAGATCAGAtgttcactctctctcacttaaCAGACATAGCGATCCACTCTCTGCTCAAACTCTCTCAAAAACTTTAACCCTAGGTGTGGTTCCACATCCATCACTATTGATCCAATCCCATCCACACCAGTCCCATTCATCCATGGCGGACAAGGCAGTTCTGTTGGATTTTCTGTCACCTTCGTCGCCGTTGGGCCACTCGGTGATCCCCACAGTCAACAAGCTGTAGAACACCTTCGGACAGCTcgatatttattttcaagcacCCATTACTGGCACACGTTTAGAggaagccatatatatatatttttttattgatgtaaAGGAAGGATGTTGAGCAGAATGTTGTCACCTACAAAACCTTGATAAAGATTAATGGGAAGGCTCTTGAGCATGAGAAGGCGACATCTTGTGCCCGAGATGCGGAACAGAGGGACTGAACTGACTTCCCTTACCTACtcaatgataatatttttatggtaGACTGCAATTAGAACTCTCTGtgtaagttttaaaaatttacaagACATATCCAATCAGAGCAGCGTTTCCGATGGTGAAGATACATCGATAGTAGTGGCTGGAATAACTGTTCAATTGGGGACTGGTGACAGAATAAAAATAGCTAAGGGCCATTACAAAGAGTGAGGTATACTACGGGAAGGTGTGGCCCCTCAACTGTATGATAAAATGCCTGAAAATGGCCCTTGCTGATTGGAACTCAATGATTTATGGGTACatcaagaacttgaatgaatCAATGGATAATTCTGGGCTTCAGGATCTGTTTCAGAAATTTGAGAATGTTTTGTATTGTAAAGTTCCCATGTCACAGGATGGGAAGAAGCCCTCCAAGTACGGGGAAATTGCTAGTTTTGTTATAGCAAAGGAAACAATGGGACTTCTAGATGTTTTAACTTAGCAAACTTTGATAACCCAGATGAAGCAAGACAAGCAATGGAAGAGATGAATGAGATTCATGAGGGTAGGAACAGAAGCACTCAAAAGAGCTTTTCTGCAGatgctttatatataaaaaaacatcaATGGTAGGGCTCAAAGGATTCAGGATGTAGGTGAGCATGGTCAAAGTGGATTGGTCTGTGAAAACTCAAATGGCCCATCCAAGTTTCTTATTATGTGCCcgaattcaataaaaaatacctTGCTGCATGATGGTACCTTCATTAGTAAAGAGGACCCACCCTTGTTTATTAATTCATGGGTAATTGAGTTCTGGAAATGTTATTTAGCCGGAAAGGATATTGTGGAGACAAGTGGAGTTAGTTCTGTAGTGGAGCAAAATGCTTTCATGATTCTCATTGCTGCTGATACCCTTGCAAGGAGGAAAGAAGGTCTGTCAATTACGGGCccctttcttttattctttgtaCCATCCCAGGAGAAAACAGCTAAGGCTGCCTATCTATCCAAGAATCCATTACTTgtgattgttggattttttgtgTATGGATTGGAGGACTTCAGATGGCTTGTTCTGGTAATAGCCGTACTTGCTACAGTGGTAGGAAGCCAAGCCTTCATCACTGGAATCTCAGGCTATAAATCTGTCGTAGTTCCTATTTTTTCACTTGCTATTGAGTGGCTTATTGCATggaaaaatttggaaaaaattagGTACATGCTGAGCAATAGCGCAACTGGTCGGAATTTTATAAAGCACTTGAACAGGCACCTTGAGGTTAAGGTGCTTTGAAGGGGAGAGTTCGTATCACTCCAACACATGAACAGTGGTGGAGTGAAGTTATTGTGGGGTTTGGTTGGTCCTGTTGGTTGTGTTTGCCTGTggccatttcttttattttcaagatagTCTTGAGTCGGGCCATGGCCCATTTACTGTTGTTAGTCTTGATTGAACTGTCTTTATTCTTAGAGTCTTTAAGTTGTCTTTAAGTTGGCCTAGGGCTCATTAATTAGTAGAGGTCAGGATTTGGAGTGATTTAGAAGGCAATTGGAGCATCTtcaatggatttaacttttagctaatatattgaggatgctctaataaaaattaactaaaagttaaatttattaaatatttaattattagagaataaaatatattcacaatgaattagttaaatttcaaataagtAGAATTTAACTACAgtgacttttaaaaaattttctaaatttgaaggttactgtacatacatcaaatatatatttaatcaattatttttctttctctttctttctatcatatattttatcacaattgatatattaatttgagttagtaacgtaatgatataatttaattagaatataattattaattaaaatataataggtagaatagtaaaataggataaaattaaatatttttaaaattattagttactcattactatataatgaataaatagataatgtaatatggagatttgatgtgaataatcaaaattaaatttatcttatattattttattgttatataataaaaaaaatagctattACAATGTGAAGATTCATGTGAATAGaataatcaaaaattaaatttttcttacattcAAAAATAATGTCCTTCTAACTTTGGCTAACCCATGCTCTAAAAGGGGTCCAGAATCTGAATGcaattttatttccattttatcttcttcttctccacctcCTCTGTTGGAGGTTGCTCCCCTCGTGATTTACATTTTCATCAAGCATCTTCAGGTGTGTTACAGTTTGCACCCGTATAACTTGAGGGATCATATTGGGGGATAAATTGATAATGTTCAGAATTCGCATAAGCCTTCGTACAATTTtcattcaaatgattttttttgttttcccaaaATCTATTCAAGGTAAGttcttattcaaattttattttttagtggaACGAGCATACTTGTGCAGGATTTGCCATGAGCTGGGGAGAATCAAACAAGTCCAAGTAAGGAGGAGTGTCAGAGTTCACGGGCCGGTTTAGAAACGTTTCGGGCGAGGTAGCAGCCACCGAAGCGAGCTTTGAAAGAAACGGGTCCTTAGGGTTTATTGGGGGAATGGGGACTTTGTCTTTGTTTTGAGCATTTACTGCAAAAGGGGTCCTTAAATATCTTCGTCTGAAGGACTGTGAAGAAGTCGAAGCTGATGGAAGCGGAGAGGCCATGGGAAAGTGAAGAGTACTAGCCATAAGTTTCGGCTTTTGGGTGTGTGTTACAGTCTCGTTGTGTGgtgaaaatcaaagaaaatgttAGTGTTCTGCCTCGAGAAGCAGGAAGAAGCTGGTGATGGAGATTTAGCGGGTGGAGGAGTGAGGCGGGTGGGTCGGGTCATCGATGATTCCATATTTCCATTGGATCAATTGAACATAGTTTTGGGTTGGATGTGCGGGGCCCTTTGAACCTCCGGCTTGTTGATCACTTGGAGAATCCAACTCTCCAACCCAGCCCACCTATAGTCATTCCGCTAGATAGAATGCTGAGAGCCCACCTTTTTTTATACAGATCCTTCatgtgtccttttttttttgttttttttttttaagtaaatgattatattgatatgaataggTATAGTctaagtacacaagatggtatacaaaaaGTCACACCTAG from Juglans microcarpa x Juglans regia isolate MS1-56 chromosome 4S, Jm3101_v1.0, whole genome shotgun sequence carries:
- the LOC121262364 gene encoding REF/SRPP-like protein At3g05500; the protein is MVEEDLGSQAEMRKDEDDGEQRQLKYLEFVQVATIHSMMCFSNLYCYAKDKAGPLKPWVETVEGTVKSVVGPVYDMFQDVPIEVLLYVDRKVEASVTELDRHVPPIIKQASSQAFSAAQSAPEVARAVASEVKRAGVVDTASGIAKSVFTKCEPTAKDLYSKYEPKAEQCAVLAWHKLSQLPLFPQVAQVVVPTAAYCTEKYNQTVRNTAEKGYRVSSYLPLVPTERIAEDFRGASAEPEPLLTNGNEATVAAHCGLWLVLLVVCCISLWLFLLFSR